The Budorcas taxicolor isolate Tak-1 chromosome 16, Takin1.1, whole genome shotgun sequence genome includes the window ATCCGTTCTTAAGTGCACAATTCATGGGCATTAAGCAAATTCAAATTGCTGTGCACCCATCACCACCATCTGTCTCCAGAACTCTTTCATCTTACAATACTGAGACTCTGTGCACATTAAACAATAGCTCCTCATAACCTCCTCCCCCCAGACCTTGGCAACCAGCATCCTATTTCCTATTCCTATGATTCTGACTACTCTAGGTagctcatataagtgaaataatacattttttttttgtaactggcttatttcaccgaACGTAATGTCATCAGGGCTCATCTGTGTTGTAgcacatgtcagaatttcctcccttttttaAGGATGTATACTATCCCATGATATGTATAGATCATATTTTGcttgtccattcatccatctgttgACGCTTGGGTTCCCTCCATGtttcagctattgtgaataatactgaaaTGAACATAGGCATActaatatctctttgagaccttactttcaattcttttgggtatatacccagaagtagaattcctGGGTTCTATGGgaagtctatttttaattttattgaggaagggccatactgttttccttaatttttaatgtaaggCTGGAACACCCTAGACTGAAAAGAGCTCAGGTTTCCGCTCTGGACAAATCTGGGTTTAAATCTGGGCTCTACTCTGTAGACAAGCCATTTAGCCTCTTTGATCTTTggtctccccatctgtaaagtggagataataataaCCATCATGAACTGTCATAAGAATTAGAGGCAGTGTGAGTAGGAGAGTGTGGTAGCGTGTTGTAATGCACTATGGGGATGCAGTAAATGGCACCTGTGTTAATGTTACTTAGTATTTCCCCCACGTGCTCCTGTTCACCTTCTACCATCTTTCCGCTTTGGCTGTGTGTTTTAAATGGTGTCATCTAGTGTTTATCTCATGTCTCACAGCATGACACATAAGCAGAGGCAATGGATGGTGACATATACATTCTAATGGTCCCTATGTCCTCTTTCCTTCCATGTCTACCACTAAGTCCTGAATTCATGTCCCCATCAtttttcagttctcttttctccaagtTTGTCTTTCTCATCAGACAGTGGTGGGGTCAATGCCTACCCATGCGTGAGACCTTGGACGAGACACTTAAtcctccttttaaaattaatttgtgtatttatttttggctgtgctgggtctttgctgctgtccCGGCTCTTTCGCCAGTTATGGTGAGTGGGAGCTGCTCCTGagttgcggtgctcaggcttctcattgcggtggcttcccttgttgtggagcactcaggctccagagctcaggctccggagctcaggctcagtagagTGGCACCCAGGCTTTGTTGctcggaggcatgtgggatcttcccacaccaggaagcaaacccgtgtcttctgcattggatggaggattcttaaccactggaccaccaggaaagtctgagATACTTAATTCTTGACTCTGAGTGTACATGCGTGCTTTAAAATGTAGGTTTTGTTAGTATTAATAGTGAGGTGTGGTGAGGCCAACAGATCAGGAAATGGCAGCCATTGAAAAGATAGTTTGTTACTCACAGTTCCTAAGAGGAGAGGGCATGCCACACTTTGGAGGTGCACATGTGGGAGGACCAGGGACTATTAGGAGGCAGAGGAAGTTAGGGGGAGACATGGGCAGGAGACTTTGCTGTGATTTCCATGTGAAGGAATGTCCAGACAGGTCAAGCAGGCTTAGGATGGGCTACTGTTCCCCAGGATGTAGGGACTGCCTGAGCTGTCTGGTGCCTGGCTCTGAGTGATTAGGGCAGAAGAGGGTGAGAGTCTATAAAAGAGCAGTCTGGGTGTGCATTCTCGATTGTTTGTCTTGCATAAGAAAGTCATTTGCTATCCCTAGGAACTGGCTAGCCCTGGGAGGGGGATCTCTACAGAGTCAGCAAGTCTCCAGATACCAAAGCATCGGAAACACCAGGTTAATGCAGTATGTAAGATAGTATGATAGACAAAATGATGCCCACCCCCAGAGATATCCATATCCTGATCCCAGAACCTGCAAAGATGCTACCTTACATAAAAAGGAAGGACCTTTCAGATGTGACTAATTTAAGGATCTTAAAAATATGGGGCTTACCCTGGATTATCCAGTGGGCCCAGGATAATCAGAAGGGTCCCTACAAGAGGGAGACAGGAGGATCATAGTCAGAGGGAGAAGATGTAAGGATGGAAGCTGAGGTCTGAGAGGAGAGAAGATGTATAGCTCCTGGCTTTGATGACAAaggaaggggccatgagccaaggaatgcaggcaacCTTGAGAaattggaaaaggcaaggaaaccatttacccccagagcctccagaaacGAGCCAGCCCCGAGGATCCATTtcagacttctaacctccagCATTGTGTTTCTTTAAGTCACTACATTTGCAGtaacttgttacagcagccacagagaACTTACACAGATAGGAGGCATGCCAACTAACTTGCAGGGTTGTTACGGAGCTCAGAGTCCATGTAGAAAAGAGCCTGGTTTGAGAAAAGTGTCAATAAAAATGTAGTGATCTTATTAATACCTTCAGGGCTCTGGGAAGTTTGGGATGAAGTAAGGACCACAGACACACTCACCACGTTGCTTTGTGCCTGTGGCTGCTCAGAAAATCTCTGACTCTCTGTCCCTCCTCTTACAGGTCTGGGGTGTCTGGGAGAGCCCCTTGAAGGAAGGGCTCTGGGAGATGCACCCTGGCCTGAGCTTACTCCCCTCTGCAGGCACCGTGGTcagtgtgtgtgctgggggtCATTTCCTGAATTTACCCTCTGGGTGGCTTCCCCGTCCCCTCAACGACTCCAGCTCCTACCTCTGAACTCTTAGGCCCTAAGGAGCTTTGCCGCACGAGGTTGGTGTCCTTTCTACCTGCTGCCTGTTCTCCTTTCAAGTGGCTGCATTGTGGCTCCTTATCGGCAGGCATGGATTGTTAGGTGACATCTGTGTTCCCCTGAGGCCTCAggactgtgctgggtccttggCTGCCCAgggccatgcctcctccaggctggTACATTGGCATCTCTAGTGTGGGTGCCAGTGGTCTGAGCAGCCAAGTGCTGGATCTGAGTTGTTCCTCTCGGAGCTCCTGGAGGGCGAGCCGCTGGACCCCAGCTCATGATGGGCACACGTGCTGCTGTGTCTCCCAGTGCCCTCCAAAGGCTGTCCCCTCTGGCCTCTCACAGGGACGTTCGTCTCGGCCTTCACCGTGCTGTGTGGCGCCCGCACGGACCTCCCGGACAGGCACGTGTGCTGTGTCTTCTGGCTGAACATCGCCGCGGCCCTCATCCAGATCCTCACAGCCATCGTCATGGTGGGCTGGATCATGAGCATCTTCTGGGGCATGGACATGGTCATCCTCGCCAGTGAGTAgctgtggggctggggctgggccggGATGCGGGgagcagggctggaggaggggtgggggccaggATGGGCTGGACGTTTGTTTGTGATCCTGTTGGGGGTCAGGTGGGGGCTTTGCAGGGAGAGCTGCATGGCTGGGCCTGCTCCTCCCCCAAGGGCTCACTGGTGTCCGTGGCTGCCTGGTCTAGAGGACTCTCCCCGCACGCCCAGCCCTGGGGCCTGCAGGGTATCACGAGAGCACCAGGCAGAGACCTGAGCCAGGGGGCATGAATAAGGAAGGGAGGGAGCGCCTGTTCAGCTCAGACATACCAGACATCACCTTTGTCAAGGAAACAGCCCGGCTGACAACACCAGGGTAGCAAGGGTGTGGCCCATGTGAGCTCAGTCCCTCGTGCCTCCACCATGCCatttccagaaagaaggaagaggccaCCGGGCATCCTTGTGCTCAGGAGACCCTGTAACTGCTTTTTATTTAACAGCCAGAACTGCATAATTTCAACTTCTTTTAAAGTAAGTTCTTTGTTCCTTGGTACTAAAGCCTTCCTCTTCCTGATTTGTATTCAGCGGACCTTCACCAGTCACTTAACACAAACTTGATCCCGACACAAAACTGCCGAAGAAGACttgattaacattttaaaaataacccaGCGAGATCTTCAGACAGACACCTATTTTAAGCAGCCGCGCTCGTCACCCCGTGCCCCGTGCAGGTCCCTGTAACGTCACACGTTCTGTCCACCTCATTAGGCTGAAGCTCCTCACTCACATGGAGCACGTCCTCACAGGCCTTTTGCCCTTCTCCCCACACCCCACTCTCCTCCTGTGCCCCACACCTGACAAGACCATTTGCAGGTGGAGTGCCTGTGCCAGAGGTGAGCTGTGTCAGGGAAGAACAGTGGGGGCAAGAGGGGAAGCCCAAGGGTCAGGGGGCTCTAGAATGATCTAGAATGATTCCTAGTTGACTCAGTCTGAGTTCATAATCCTGTGAGCATCCAAGACCCAAGGTTTACTCAGATACTAGGGCCCAGCAAGGTTAGGGTCAGTGACCAATCAAACCACCAGGCCAGAGAAAAGGCAGGTCCCTGAGCCTGAGCGAGCCCAGCAGGGCCAGTGGATTGGTTAGACAGGCTGGTGGAAGCAGCTGCTTTCCCTGCTGGGGTGCTGGACCGCCAGGGCATCTCAGGATTAGAGCCGGGAGGCAGGGGTGGCCAGACAACAGGGAGGGGAACACTGGGCAGGAGAAACACCGGGGGAGCTGAGGAACAGTCGGAAGACGCCCAGCCCCTCCTGGGACAgctgctcccagggcaggggctgcCCATCAGCACGGGGGTCGGTGAGCCTGCAGAGCAGGCAGAGGCCGAGGCAGGCACATCCAGCTCCCTCGGGGAGCCCCGCCCCGGGAAAGGTCCACGGACCACTTCCATTAGTGGGGAGTGGGGCAGAGCATCGCTGATAAGACAGACGTGCTGCCAGTCATCCTGTGAGTCTGGAGAAGCCAAGTCTGACCATTTCCCAGAGGGAGTTTGGTGCTTCTCTGAGAGGCCTGTTCCCAGCTGGAACCTGGAAGGGGCCCTCTGCTCTCagaggcttcctcagtggctgaTGGAAAGCCTGGGAAGGCTGCCCCGTCTCTGCCCAGTATGAGCCCCGGACTGAGTCACCTCCTCATCACACAGGTGTTGGGCCAGGCACTGGGGCATGTTAGTGAGGAGACTTTCTGTTACAGCGGCACAAAGCTGTGTCACAATAAATGTGTTGATGCTTAACCTGATGCCTAGAGCTTTCTGGCATTCTCTTTTCGGGTCACGCTTGATACCAGACCCCACAGGGTCTGGATCTTAGAGATAGCTTCAAGAACTCCCCTTTATCACCTCCTAGAGGAGGACACAGACACCCGAGAAGGGCAGATGGGAACCTATTGCTTCCTCACCTTCCACCACCCTAGCTGCTGACTCTGCGTCAACCCCTCTCTCTGGCTGGTGTGGGGGCCATAGCTGGGCTGCAGGCTACTCAAGTGCTGGAACCCACCGCCCCTCCCTTCCTAACCCCCTTCCTCCCAGCCCATGCCTTCACGGTGGGTCACCCCCTTGGTTTCAGGAATGCTGTCTTTGTGTCAGACTTTTCAGAACACTGTTTGGGGAATGGACTTGAGGGCTGCCCCAGAAAACCCACCACACCTCACTGCTACCCACCTATGCCACCTAGGCACCAGACTCGCTCACCCATTTCAGCAACGGGTGCCTTTGCCCCTCTTTCCAGAAAGTAAACCTACTTGCAAAGGATCAATAATTGCCGCTGTTGAGATGGTGCTGTGGGCTGAGATCACCCCAAGCAACAGTGGAGTGTGCGTGTCTCAGGAATCATCACAATGAACTCTCCTAGCACAGTGTCTGCCCTAGTGGATAGTTGGATAAGGGGCTGTTGTTTCTCATGTCACTCCAGCCTCTTTGAAGGAGACTTTCCAAATGTAACAACACAGGGTAATTTTTTTTACCTAGCATTATGTGAGTGTCACCAAGAAACGTACCATGGGGAAGgacagattgggagtttggaatggacatgtacatactactagatttaaaatagattaccaacaaggacctactataaagaatttattaattaattaaaacaataacaacaaaagaaacataCCATCAAGGAAAACCTCCTAAGGGGGAAATCAGAGAACTCTAAATCAAACTAGCAGTTAATATCAGGAACTTGCAAGGCTGCTGctctatttatattaataaaaataatcagttaGTTAACAATAGCCTGTATTGGTGTGGGTCAGTAAATACTTGGTAATTGTACAGGAGCCTTTTTCAGCTGCCATACCCTTGGCAGACATTGCTAATCTATCTTGACACTTTCTGCTGAATAGTCTTACCCGTTTTCAACACAGGGCTTCAGGCAATCACTACTAATGAATCCAAGATGTCTGCAAGATAAAAGTctgtttgccattccctgcctGAGTCTTTCCCAAAGCATTAGGTTTTATATATGTGACTCCTGTCCACATAAAAGGTGAACCCCATGGGTTAAACAGAGGCCAGGATGGGTCACTTCAACATCTTTAGGTTGTCACAGTCAAACTTGTCCTATAGCTGTCCCTCCTTGGAGCCATCCAGAATTCATCTTGAGGCAAAGATgggttgggggcagaagaagagtAAGGGGCAGAAGGTGAGCAGAAGAGCAACCTTGGCTGAGATtcggagggaagaggagagagctTCTTGGCGGGGTCTCACGGAGAGTGACCCCCCAGGGAGGGGAGGATGCTTTGCACTCCTGAACCGAAGCCCGCACACCCTCTGGGGCTGCCCACTGGCCACAGTGGCTGGTCACTGTGAATGCAAACTGCAGACCTCCTCCATCTCCCAATCCCCACCATGCAGCCTCTCCCATTTTATATTTCAGGCAGTCCCTCTGTTAccgaccagggttcttggcctccttaatcaGTAGAAACTGATAAGAAGCCAGATTAGAAATCAGGCAAGGTTTTCTTGGGGGCCCCTGTTGCAATAGAGGGTAGTGAGAACAAATAACAGGTTCCCTTGGTCGCTCCCGGAGCAGAAAGGTGAACTGATTCCTTATATGGGATGAAGGTAGGGGCAGGTCCAGGGGTCTGGCTGGAGGGGTGCCTTaggtggtgctgtgtgcaggggactgcttttgctccaggctcttcagAAGTGACAGTTGGATCTtctggtctttttgtatcttcttgTCCATAATTTGCCCCTACTGCTCATGCacatgcatgcagttatttttggTCCctcatagtttctttgtattttattgctCAAAGAgagtttgtccaggtgcaagcgcTGCAGCAAAGGGTCCTGGGTGCCAGGCCCCAGCTTGTCTCACGTCTGGCTGCTTTTTTTagactgttttctctttttctcctcttcctcacgCTGCCTCGTATGCCTGTGTTTCTCCAAAGTTTCCCAAGGTGAGTCTGTTGGGAAATGCACAGGTCTCATCCCTGGGCTGCCTGGACCCTCCCCTTCactgcccttcccccacctcaCACTGCCACCCTCCCGGGCCCCTGCCTATCCCCCACTTCCTGCACACAAACACCCCCTCTCCCAGTTGGCCAACAagcttctatttttagtttttcattttggaaaatgttcAAACATAGACACAAATAGAAGGCCTAGTATAGCGAGTCTCTGAACGCCTATACCAGCTCCAGCCACCATCTGCTCACGGCcgctctgttttcttctattactgCCTGCGTCTGCCTCCACCCCCAACACCTTAACTTGATAAGTAACCTggtaaataaaggggaaaaaaaaacaaacacaagtcCACTGATGCTCCTCTGCGGGCTGAGTTACCAGCTAATAGGGGTAAATACTCAGCAAACCCAGATGACAATTTCACCCTTAAATATCCTAGTAGatgtcttaaaaaaacaaaaaaggaaccaCAGTACCTTTTCATGCTCAAATAAACTAGCATCAGTTCCTTAATATCAACAGTGATCAAGTTTTTCTCATGTCCTCATAGTCACCACCAAGGCTTTAAAGGTGCGAAGCCAGCGGTCACCTGGGCCTGTGTCACTGATGTCCAGCTGATGGAGCACACCGGCTTGGCTCCTCCCTTCTGTATgctgtcttccttttctcttccttcctcctcttcatccACAGTACCAGATGCCCATCACTTGGGGAAGTCTCCCTGGCACCTTCTCCCAAGGCGCCGCATTAGGAAATGGCAGCAGGCCAGTCTTCCGGGGCCACGTTTGAGCAGTGGCTTCAGGGGTGTGGATTCAGGAGCACATTGATAACCTTTCAACCCCCAGCAGGTCTGTAACAGAAATCCTCCTCTCATGTCTCCCCGACTAAACCCCGAAAtccactctctccattcatcccctTGTTCCCCGTTAAGAAGCCAGCGCCCTTGGGAAAAGCTGGACCACTGTAGCAGTCATTCACACGTCTGTGTGAATAAGTTCTAGCATATTCGAGTCTGGGGGCACCGCCTGGAGAAATGGTGAGGGAAGTAGGTGTCTGACCGTCTCTCCTCTGCTTCTCCCTCACAGGCTACAAGGAGCAGGGCATCCCACAGCAGCTGTGAGCCCGGGCGAGCCGCTGAGAAGCCCGGTACCCAGGAGGGCCACGTCAGGCAGCGGCCGGCCCGGGGTCTTCACGTGTTCTCTTCTGCCGCTTCCCGGGTTTGGAGTGGAAAGAAGGGGATTTGAGAAtactatttattttgaaaacgCACCTGCTTTCCTCAGCAGGCTCTGAGAGCTGCCAGCTCCTCCTGCTGCTCCAGAGAGTCCTGTAGCGCAGATGCCCAGAGGGCATCTGGgttgggtggggagtggggtggaggcGGGGATGCTGACGCAAGAAGCTGGAGTGCCCCAGGCTCGGGCCGCCTCGCCTCGTCCGCTGCCCACCGTGAGGGCGTGCGGGGCGGCCAGGCCAGGCAGCAGTGACCCTGTCCAGGCGAGCAGGGCTCGTCAAGGGGCAGGACTGCGGTGGACACCTCCTCCGGGCCCCTGTGGGAGTGGTCTCCTGGGGGGAACACCCGGGCGTGAGTAAGGATAGACAGATTCCTGCCCGGTGTGGGAAAGCCTGCTGTGCCCTCCGCTGTCGGCGGAACGGGTCCCTACAGGTGTCTGCTGGCTCCATGGCCGACCTCATCTCCTTGCCCCTGAAGTCTCCAGGTCTGGGCGGATCTGACCTTTGTTTCCCTGGGAAGGAAGGCAGTGGCTCCATTCCtggggcaaaactgctggaattgCCAGATGTTCATGTCAAGTTCACCAACCCAGGTCCACATGGGCAGCCTCCCCCATTACACTCAACACTGGGGCccgtactcctttccctgaaATCCTGAGGGCCGGCAGGTCTCTGACTTCACACGTTTTAGAtctgaggaagggaagaagaagcGTTTGCCATCCATTTCGTGACAGCCCGGCGGAGTCTGGATGTGCTCACACCATGAAACACGGGACCATTTCTGCAGAGGAGCATGTGAATAATCAGACTTACTAGGATCAATAAAACTGTAAATAGCTTCACCTCAGTACAGGTCAGATTTTGCCACTTAATATGTAAGGGGAGAAAACTCACCATTTGAAAGCTTTAAGGGGTTTTAGAattgcaaaaaaataataataattgcagGTGGTGGTGGACCCCTCTCTGAAAATCCTTCTTCTGCAAAAATCCTGCAAACAGAGGCATTCGGGCGACCTTGCTGGTGTTACATGGGGATTCCTCCTGTCACAAAGGGACGACCGGGGCCTTTGCGACACCCAAGTGATTGTTATAGAGTCACAACCACCAGAAGATGTCTGATTCAAGATCAATCAGCAGTTAAGAGACAGGAGATCTAAATGACAGTGACAAGGTAGACATTCACACgtctgctttcttttcattttcattctagcGTAGGGGTTGTTAAAATGTGGGACTGGCCCCAAGCCAAGTTTCTGGCCTCCCTGGACTGTGTGCCATTGGGTGTGTTTCTCTCCAAGGGGCTTTTCCAATCTATCAGGGACTCGGTCAGAATTtggccagggatggaagagcagcctgtggcactagtggtaaagaatccacctgccagtgcaggagacagagatgcagtttcaatccctgagttgggaggatcccctggaggaggacacagcaacctactccagtattcttgccaggagaatcccatggacagagaagcctgggggctatggtccatagggtcacagagattcggacatggctgaagcaaagCAGCACAGAAGAGTGGCCTTTTCTGGTCGTTTTCCCCTTAATGGATGGAAAGGCTTGGGCAACCGGCAGCTGGGTAGGCCCCTCGCTCCACCATGTGCCCCTTTGGGGGCCACTGCGTGCTTAGTCTCTGTTCCTATACTCTCCACCCGGGGCAGTGGCCCACCCACCCCATCCACCGAACTTTCTAGTTACAGTCTGCTGGGAGGTGGGTCTCGGGCTCCCTGTGGCCTGGACAGCAAACTGGCATCCTTGAAGAAATGGAATTCCCTCAGCCACTTgctgccccccacctccaccccggGCCCTGAATCAGAGGTGGGTTCTCCACTCCTTGGCCTGATCCTACCTGCCTCCCACCACCCTATCCATCCCTTAGTTCTGATGAGCTGCCTGGGGCCAGGTTACGTGTTCCGGACACCTGGCAATGTCTGTCTCttacccttcctttcttcctggcCCCAACCCAAGCCTTTGCAGCTTATTTCACATTTAGAATCCTCTGTGTTGTCAAGGCGTGGGCTCAGATTTGGCTTTATCCAGAAAGTCAGAACCTTCTGCTATGCGAAGACAGCATCCCCCGGGCCAAGAGGAGAGCAGGCTGGCGGCTGTTTGCTCTCGAGGAAGTGGCGTCGAAGCGCGGAGCCTCCCCTGGAGTTGGATAAAAACAGCTCgagcagagggaaggaaggcCAGCCCACAGCCCAGCACCCCCAGATGGCTCCCCCGAGTTCGCAGTGACAGGTGTCGGGGGGGGGGGCAGCACCCATAGGGAGAGATGGGTCTTATTTTCCTGGCATGGCTGGGGGTGGCTGCTGAGGGGGGTAGAGAAGAGCTAGCAATCTATGTCTCATGTTTAGTGACACAATTCAGACACGAGGGGAGTTTTCTTGAGTGACAGGTGTCACCACGAGTCCCAGTGTGGGCTGGCTTCATGCAGGGGTGTGTGTGCCTGGAAGGACATCTCCCATCCTACGCTCCCTTCCCCAGATCCTTCCCTCACCTGTGGCTGCTTCTCCCAACTTGAGAACACACCAGCCTCGGGAGGCAGGTCCTTTCCAGGTAGACCCCCGCCCATCTTCTGAACAATGAGTCTGTGAGGACTGCCCAGCGGGCGGATCAGCTCAAAATAGCTTCCAAGTGAGACCACAGTCTCAGGATAGTCATTGTCATTAGATAAGGAACAGTGGTCAGTGTACTCCAAGTCCTCTGAGCTGGCCGCTCAGGTGGTTAGCTTGtccagtcgccaagtcgtgtttgactctttgcaaccttgtggactgcaacacgccaggcttccctgtccttcaccatctcccggagtttgttcaaagtcatg containing:
- the STUM gene encoding protein stum homolog, producing MEPSHKDAETAAAAAAVAAAERGASSSSGVVVQVREKKGPLRAAIPYMPFPVAVICLFLNTFVPGLGTFVSAFTVLCGARTDLPDRHVCCVFWLNIAAALIQILTAIVMVGWIMSIFWGMDMVILAISQGYKEQGIPQQL